A segment of the Bombus huntii isolate Logan2020A chromosome 9, iyBomHunt1.1, whole genome shotgun sequence genome:
CAAACTGTAACTTCTTATGGCTGAGACAcacatacgttatatgtatatatataccgTGTTGCTCCTTATGGCAATGTTTCCTTTTCCGTACAATAAGCAAGCTTTCGCGAAGAAAGCGTCGATAAACGCGGTAAACAACTTATAAAAACCAAAAACTGCAGCCTGTCTCACTCaccatttcttttcttttttcacaatTAAAACATACGCTTCTTTCGTTAACTAATACATAGTTTTTTATATACAGAATAAATTAACGCATACCTAATACTAAAAAAATGATTACATTGTGTCTCAGAGGACCAAGTCTGCCCTTCGAAACAGTCgcaacttttatttttcttttatcgctAAAGAACTTTCAAGATGCTTCCAATGCGATATGTTCGCTACTCCGTGCTTTTTAATGCtatgtttctctttcttgtttcttttttgttatttcttctgcttcttcttTTATCACTGCTTCTAAACGAGTGAGTGATTTAGGTACTTGAAACTTGTCTGAGAGCACCAGTTCTCGCGAAGATACCTGAGCGGTACATGTTAGCACCAATTcgcattaatttcaattaaatacaTCACAGTGTGTAGTCGAATGAAATTGAGACAGGTTAATATCATTGTGCATACGGGAGCATCTTGTACACTAATCATTGCGGCGATAATTATTTACCGTATATACTCGCGCTATAGGCCGGTTTTAAGAGAACCTTCTCAAAGACATTCGTTTATAATCGATATTAAATGAAACATATAAGTCGTAAAAACGAAAGTTTCATTATTTCACAAAACTTACAAATATGcatcttataaatatttaacatgtAAACCTGACTTTTGTGAAAAAATTATAACTTCAGATGAATTattctattaaataaattaaaagatatcaTTAAAAACTTTTCCATCTGAATCTGGATTACGAGTATATACGATATGCATTGcttccattttttttctttaacttCACAAATATTACACATACTGAAAACCTATCTGTACGCGATTCGCTGACTGCTATATGTTGATCCATATATGTATGATGCGCTAGTAATAATTAGACGTAAATGTAAATGAGATCGTATAAATACTGTAGCCCGAAGTGTAAATTACACCAATTTTTTCGctcttattttcttaatttcttgGAGAGAATTAGCAACTGTAATTTCAACAGACTGCGCTCATTTAAAACCGTTGAAATAgtaattaattgcaattatccTCTACTTTCATCTGGATTACGTTTGTATTCAATGATCGTATGACAAAAATTACGGTTACAGAATAGCGGTAGCGTTTAAATACCGCCACAAGATAGAAATACCAGCTAAAGCTATGTGTTCAGGTATGTTATTCGATGGAAGCCTATAAATACTTAATTCGAATACAAACTTCCTTTTAAAGCTGTAAACATTAAACCAgtttaccttttttttttttgattcaTTATCTTTCTGATCTTACTCGAGTTACAATTTGCACGTCTGTGTATCTATCAGACATtcgattttcttctttcgtaaAATTGTATCTTTTGTAAAACAAACAATTTGTTCCATTGGCAGAAGAAGTCGGATCATTACACGCAAACATTTTATCTCGTTACACTCTCAGATCTAAACaatcgatcgaacgataattatttaattgtttttCTTGTCCTTCCCAGTCCCCATAGCCTCAAATGTGTTCGAGTGTTGTGTGGAGGAAGTGTTACTTGAGCCGTCAGAGCTATCAATTTTGTACTTCTTCGATATTTTCCTCCCTTCCAGATTAGCCTCTGAATTTTTACCAGCTGCCTTTTGTTCGGTCACTTTATGAGGCACAGATGTTTTTTCATTGCCTTGAAGTAGTTTCTGCACCGCAGCCAGTGACACTTTCTCGTTGTTTTGAGATGACTTCTGTGATACACCTTGCATGAAGCCTCTTTCGTTGGCTTGTGATAATATTTTCGGGGCGGAAGATTGCAAACTCTTTTCACTAGCTTGCAACAATATTTTTTGACACGAAGATTGCGAGCCTTTTTCACTATTTTGTGATGATGTCTTTTGAGATGAAGCTTGTGAACCTTTTTCAATGTTCTGAGATTGCTTGTGAAATGTGCTTTGCGAACTACGCGCTTGTACATTAGAACAATTATCTGATTGAGCGCCCTCCTCAATCTTATTAATAGATAAAACTTCTAAATTTTTTGTACACAAATTCTGCCTCTCTGTCTTTGATTCAACACGATCACTACGGTCATCAGTATTCTCTGATTCTGTCAATTTACTCATAGACGTGTTATTTTTATCCATCTTATCTAAAGGTAGAACTTCCTTCGAGTAATCGTCAGCCTTTGAACCGGTCGGTGAATCCTTCTCTTCTGCTATTCTGGGCAGCTGTGTGCTGCCGCAAGAATTAGATATACCTACGTTTCCCAAATTGATCGATATCCCATGAGATATTTTCGAATAATCCGACTTTGATTCCGTTGACACTTTCTTCTCCACTTTTGAGTCGTTTGGCTCTTTGAAGCTATCACTACACTCCTCGGGGGTTTCTGAGTAGGATTGCGCTATAGTTGCACGTGGAGTTACTTTCACCACTGTGTTTGCCAATGGTGAGATCGATGTTTTGTTCTCCGCAGATCGAGGATGAAGTCTGTCTGGACTAAGCGCCCTTCTCAACAACGGGGAACCAGGCTCTGCTGACTTCGGTCGTCCATAACTTTTTTTCTGATTGTTTGGCGTTGATAAGCAGACACCTAAGTGTTTCAAACATATTTATATCGATCATCTTATGATCATCTTATGTCCGCTTGTTTATAAATGCAACAGTTTAATTTAACTCTATGTATAATACTAACTTTTTCTATTACGATTTTATATATACGATTACTTaaagttaaaaattgtttgttgACAATTCAAAATCAAATTAAGTATTATTTCAAAGTTACTAGCTTCGTATGTCGATTTATATATTACCTGGGCTATAGGACTGCGTAGTATTCGAGCTACCAGGTTGATGTCCTGTAGGAAAAGCTAGCGGACTAGGACTTCTAGTAGGACTGGCTGGAAGGGGCGATGGACTCGGAGTTCTCGCCAATGGAGACAATGGTATATGTCCCACAGATTTTCTACGATTCGGCGAATGAATGTTCTTTGCAGCTGTGTGTAATTTGTGCTTCAAACCGTGAAGCGTGCTCGGCCTCTGGTAATGGGACTGATTGGCGATAGTCGGTAGATTTGCAGCAGACGTAGTGGAGCCTGGAGACGAAGAGTTTGGACTGGAACAGGGACTTGAATTCCCCGTGGAGTGATAAGAATCCGAGTTAACGCGATTTGTTGGAGGTGACGGGCTGCAGACAGACTTTGTACAGGCTGCAAAGTATGGTGACGTTTCTTGAGAACGTGTGAATGACTGGAACGACCGACTAGGTGTTACCATTGACGGCGAACAGATTCCCGCAGCCATCTGCAAAAAAGGTCGTGTAACGTTTCCAGCCAATAGGTATGCTAGTATGTACTAGCCAGAAGATGAAACATCAAACTCTCTTCTTTCGAACactcaaatattttttgtgaTCAGTGTACAGTGTAAAACTTTGACATTGTCACGgtcaattaaaaaaagaacagaTATGTAAAAGCTGTGATTTAGCCACGGGATTGTATCGGGCAAATAAGTATCGATCAAAGAAACAGCAACTAAAATGAAGTTAGCAAGAAGTTCACGGAACGTTACGAAAAATCATACCATAAGTGGAGGTTTGCTGTCGCTGGATAGAATGGGTGCTGACAATGGACAACTGATAGTTAATGGCtgcaataaaaaaaagtaatacTTAACATAATAAAGTGTGTTGCATAGAAATTGCCGGTGCTTTAGTATTTATGCCGCGCGTAGTAtagtagtagcagtagtagtttcgtgttaaaataaaaaagaagattgTACAGATATACTCGTACATTCACAATTTAAGGCGTTCTTCAAAATGTTCACAAGTGATCTGACAAAAGCCACTAACACGTATCTTCAAATTAATTCGTTTAGATTAatagaaaaagaggaagattAAAAGCAAAAAAGAAGTAAATTTTTTCTATACCTGTTGCATCTCTACACTAGCTCGTTTCGAActaattcgtttaaaaaggGACGTCTTTCGTTTCTTATCGGAATGATCACGTTTTAGTTTGCGCTGTTTATGCAGCGTTCTGCGTGCCATTTTGCTCTGAGTCAGATCTCTTCTCCTTCCGCCCGTCTTAATACTAGTATTTTCTAATGGTGTACTACGCAATGTTACGTGATCGCCACCACTCAACATTAATTGAAGAACTTGTATATGATATAAACCCTGGACTGGCTCTCCATTTATATGCGTTATAAGATCTCCTGGTCTTAAACCAGCTTCAAAGGCTGGACTGGATTGATCTACAGCCTATTGAATATggaataaattcaaataaactATACATACTAAAATTTGACTTTGTGTAACTATTTGTAACATACCATAACCAAATGATGCATAGTGTAAAAATCACTATCACCATAATAAACCCTGATAGTGTGCACAGTGAAGCCAAATCCACACGGCCCTCTTCGAATGATAATAGGAGGTTTTAGGCTAGTTACCAGTGGACTCAGTTCGCGACAAGGGGATGTATCTCTTGAAGAGGCAGTGGATGATCCACCAGGAGATTCGATTGGTTGAGTATTTAATGACGCATCATCTAAAAAGTGTGACTtcgtaattaaaattgaacatTAAAACTTTACacgaaataatttaattcatAATATGTACAAGAGAAATCACTGGTTGGTATAACTAAGGACAATCCACTAGTGGATGCGGACTTAATTACAGACCGCGACTTTTGTTTCGCGGATGGAATAATTGATATGGCGTTGAATGATTCGAAAGAATCGGTACTAGAATTATGCTTGCTTTCCTCGGTTGTATCTCTGTTTGCAGCAAATAAATCCAAcctgaaatgaaatttatttgttataactacacatatataattttttatccaTTATGCTTTGAAATTTGGATGGCTTATATGCATATTATTGAATTCAATGACAGTGGAGCTAATTTCGTGATAATGATTATAATGTTCGGGATGATGTATGTTTGAACGACTCACATGTGTTCATCATCAATGCATATACTGAACCTGGGCAGCTTATCACGAGAATGCACGTGTCGTTTTCTCTGGATCTGCGGACTGATATCCTCAGACTCCGTTTGCGAGGAATCGGGTGTACTCAAACTGATGCACGTCCCTTCTATGTGACTGTTTTTAATAACTGTTAGTTGGGACTCGCCACTGGTCACCGTGGCAGGACTCGTGAATGACGTGTTCGACTTGTCCGCCTTTGGAGGCGTTTCGATGTACGTGGTATTTCTAATGGACGAAGAAGGTCGATTCTTTTCTGACGGAGTTGATTCCGCTAATTTGGATGGAGGAGTAGTTGAGCTATTAGATCCGAAAGACAATTGCGCGACTGTGCGTTCGAGCTCAGTACGGAATAATTGTTTCTTTGAGACATCCGACTCTGTTTGTTCAGGATTTATCTGCGGTGGACGGGTTTGAGATATTTTTCGTGACTGCGGAGAATACGAGGAGAACGATCCGAACAAAGGGGAGTCATCGGTGTCATCAGTATCGTCGCCTATATCGTGATTATATCTATCCATACGAGCTAAAATAGTACAGATTtgttaattttcaatattaatacGAGGATAGGAATTATATCAAATGTGTTATACGTACTATCAAAGTAGCTTGTATCTTCGTCATTGATTAATTGAGGTACGAATTCAGCCTTTTGTCTGAGTAAACTATTCCAATTTACTCCATAAAAATAAGGGTGCTCTTTTACTTCATGAGATCCACCAGTGCCTAAACGATCTCTAGGACTTTGTTGAAGCAACGCTGTTATAATATCTTTTGCTTCTGGCTGAACAGGCCAATCATCCTCATCTGGCCAATCGATATCATCTAGGCGTAATCATTTTGTTCATATTATTAAGTACTTCttaaataactttttttatatcttatatcAATATTTACCGTTAACAGTATGAGCAAACAACTCTTCTGGAGTATCACCAAAAAATGGTACACAGCCAATTAGAAATTCGTACAATATAATGCCCATAGACCACCAATCAACAGGTTTACCATATCCCTGGCGTAATATAACTTCAGGGGCGATGTATTCAGGTGTGCCGAACACTTGTTTATCGGAAAATTGTCTCGTATCCCTATCTATGTATCCTTCGTAAAGATTTGTCGCCACtgaaaacgaaaaaagaactTTGTTCGACGATCATTAAGCTATATTTCACGAACATCGATCTTTTGTGTCACTTACAGGACATAAGACCCATTTTACTGAGACCAAAGTCAGTAAGCTTAATGTGACCAAGGGCAGTAATAAGTAAACTAAAAAAGAAGCAATATATGAAATAGTGAATGAATTAATAACATGCTTTTCTTACGTACTTGTCAGGTTTCAAATCTCGATGAACAATACCGTAACTGTGCAAATATTCAACAGCTAAAACGGTTTCTGCAAAATAAAATCTTGCCATATCCGGTGGCAATGgaccgatattttttaaaagattcgCGCAATCTCCACCCTCTACATATTCCATTACTAAGCACAAGTGCTTCTGTAATCAAATGTTTGTTAacagatatttaaattttatatatgtaattttatatatatgtgtttaCTCACTTTTGTTTCGAAGCTGCAGTACATAGAAACTACAAATGGATTGTCTGTAAAGCTCATTATATCTCTCTCAGCAAAAACTTGTTCTACTTGATTTCTTAGCATCAAATtgttcttatttattttcttcataGCAAATCTTTGTCGTGTAGTTTTCTCCTTAACCAAATACACTGCGCCGTATGCACCATTACTAATGAGTTTCAATACTTCATAATCGCCTTCACAAGGAACGCGGTGAGACTTTTCATCGTCTTTATTTGGACTTGAAGCGATTTGTAAATTACTATCGCTCGAACTTGCCGAATCTTCtagtttatttaaatcttCTTGCAGTTCTAATATATAGTGACATAGTGAATATGCACAGAATTTAGATGAATAGAAGGAAGAGTTATACAAGAAATGTTACCTGATATTGGATCTCTATTAAGAGAAAGTTTGTTAATAATATACTGAGGTATATCGTTTTTTATTCCCGCGTTAACTTTTGCTTGACCTTCAGCCTGTTCGAGTAAATGATAAAACTCTTCTGGATCAAATTCTAAACATTCCAATAGACGAGCTGGACGTGATATTACTAATAGTAATTTTTTGATAAGCCCTGTTAATCTTGTTGCTGCATCAAGTGATTTATCTTTTGtctataaataaaaacgtttgttcattgcttatttattttatcatgtAAATTTGTATACAATTACCTCCATCAACAAATGTTCCAAATTTTCACtcatttcgtaaaaatatctagttgtaattaatttttcctgaGATTTTTGTAAACAGTCCCTCGCCATTTCAATTACTTGATGATGCACAAACCGTAAAATCGGTAGTGAATCTTGGGTCATATTTGCCATTACCTCATATTCATCCAATTCCttgttttcattaataaaattagttaAACGTTCTTCCATTTGTTGTGTTGCctaatcaaataaa
Coding sequences within it:
- the LOC126869557 gene encoding microtubule-associated serine/threonine-protein kinase 3 isoform X3, producing the protein MDQNRNRPSRPRLRSHGNSARVLVFDQAESEESACSTEAEVQKRPIPPKVESKEAPVRPVSGELSNLVRMRNSAIGKSAPSLSVHVRDFNIPRRAAKAAHRKSFIATTSPTLPRCHSPLSAFVPIVGSPLESPRMSSSPHFAFAPIKRIGGGTTGTGDGRRWSVASLPSSGYGTTPGSSNVSSQYSSQERLHQLPNVPTKDELRMLSCHFSKPGTPCSSHPGFPGSSISSIPGSVSLSLDEEGRRSPLHRPRSRSLSSPSRSPVLDSEIVMMNTLYKERFPKATQQMEERLTNFINENKELDEYEVMANMTQDSLPILRFVHHQVIEMARDCLQKSQEKLITTRYFYEMSENLEHLLMETKDKSLDAATRLTGLIKKLLLVISRPARLLECLEFDPEEFYHLLEQAEGQAKVNAGIKNDIPQYIINKLSLNRDPISELQEDLNKLEDSASSSDSNLQIASSPNKDDEKSHRVPCEGDYEVLKLISNGAYGAVYLVKEKTTRQRFAMKKINKNNLMLRNQVEQVFAERDIMSFTDNPFVVSMYCSFETKKHLCLVMEYVEGGDCANLLKNIGPLPPDMARFYFAETVLAVEYLHSYGIVHRDLKPDNLLITALGHIKLTDFGLSKMGLMSLATNLYEGYIDRDTRQFSDKQVFGTPEYIAPEVILRQGYGKPVDWWSMGIILYEFLIGCVPFFGDTPEELFAHTVNDDIDWPDEDDWPVQPEAKDIITALLQQSPRDRLGTGGSHEVKEHPYFYGVNWNSLLRQKAEFVPQLINDEDTSYFDTRMDRYNHDIGDDTDDTDDSPLFGSFSSYSPQSRKISQTRPPQINPEQTESDVSKKQLFRTELERTVAQLSFGSNSSTTPPSKLAESTPSEKNRPSSSIRNTTYIETPPKADKSNTSFTSPATVTSGESQLTVIKNSHIEGTCISLSTPDSSQTESEDISPQIQRKRHVHSRDKLPRLDLFAANRDTTEESKHNSSTDSFESFNAISIIPSAKQKSRSVIKSASTSGLSLVIPTSDFSYDASLNTQPIESPGGSSTASSRDTSPCRELSPLVTSLKPPIIIRRGPCGFGFTVHTIRVYYGDSDFYTMHHLVMAVDQSSPAFEAGLRPGDLITHINGEPVQGLYHIQVLQLMLSGGDHVTLRSTPLENTSIKTGGRRRDLTQSKMARRTLHKQRKLKRDHSDKKRKTSLFKRISSKRASVEMQQPLTISCPLSAPILSSDSKPPLMMAAGICSPSMVTPSRSFQSFTRSQETSPYFAACTKSVCSPSPPTNRVNSDSYHSTGNSSPCSSPNSSSPGSTTSAANLPTIANQSHYQRPSTLHGLKHKLHTAAKNIHSPNRRKSVGHIPLSPLARTPSPSPLPASPTRSPSPLAFPTGHQPGSSNTTQSYSPGVCLSTPNNQKKSYGRPKSAEPGSPLLRRALSPDRLHPRSAENKTSISPLANTVVKVTPRATIAQSYSETPEECSDSFKEPNDSKVEKKVSTESKSDYSKISHGISINLGNVGISNSCGSTQLPRIAEEKDSPTGSKADDYSKEVLPLDKMDKNNTSMSKLTESENTDDRSDRVESKTERQNLCTKNLEVLSINKIEEGAQSDNCSNVQARSSQSTFHKQSQNIEKGSQASSQKTSSQNSEKGSQSSCQKILLQASEKSLQSSAPKILSQANERGFMQGVSQKSSQNNEKVSLAAVQKLLQGNEKTSVPHKVTEQKAAGKNSEANLEGRKISKKYKIDSSDGSSNTSSTQHSNTFEAMGTGKDKKNN